Proteins from a single region of bacterium:
- a CDS encoding YchF/TatD family DNA exonuclease — translation MTSVKTGTGLIDTHVHLEDEAFASDREAVLERAEHSGIVAMVNAGSTVAANREAFKYFKDRKNIFFGVGLHPHEFPGTSPESFIELRDQLSRDKVVALGEIGLDYHVFPDYPAPDRAAQQQAFSQQLEIARIFELPVIVHVREADEDALRLLEKAGPFHNGGVMHCYSGGMTYLSQIMELGFHIGVGGPLTYPKSQEIREVVRQVPIKRLLLETDCPYLPPQSNRGKRNEPAYLAEVAQAVAEVRGITVEALMEQTSANARKLFKLDSGTGRLVYEIKGHLYINLTNRCSADCTFCPRHTQRQVQTYDLTLEREPSAAELIAAMGDPTVFSEVVFCGFGEPLLRLTTLLEVARVVKAKGGRTRVDTNGHADVIYQKDILPQCKGLIDEWSVSLNSSDEKQYDAWVRPAAGQGVYSAVQAFIGRAVQAGFPVTVTAVEMPAMDVEKLKTVCHQLGARYRGRAHQRLGTPEDVRCLD, via the coding sequence GTGACATCCGTCAAAACAGGAACAGGTTTGATTGATACCCACGTACATTTAGAGGACGAGGCGTTTGCCTCGGACCGCGAAGCGGTATTGGAACGGGCCGAACACAGCGGTATCGTCGCGATGGTGAATGCCGGATCAACGGTTGCAGCCAATCGAGAGGCATTTAAATATTTTAAAGATCGAAAAAATATTTTTTTTGGTGTCGGGCTGCATCCGCATGAATTCCCCGGAACATCGCCGGAATCCTTTATTGAACTGCGTGATCAATTGAGCCGGGATAAAGTTGTCGCGCTGGGGGAAATTGGCCTGGATTATCATGTTTTTCCAGACTATCCAGCGCCGGACCGGGCGGCTCAGCAACAGGCGTTTTCACAACAGCTGGAAATTGCCCGGATCTTTGAATTGCCCGTTATTGTTCACGTGCGGGAAGCCGATGAGGATGCATTGCGACTTTTAGAAAAAGCCGGTCCTTTTCACAACGGCGGCGTGATGCATTGTTATTCAGGCGGGATGACGTATTTATCACAAATCATGGAGCTGGGATTTCATATAGGTGTCGGCGGACCGCTGACCTATCCGAAATCCCAGGAAATCCGTGAGGTTGTCCGCCAGGTGCCGATAAAACGGTTGCTCCTGGAAACGGATTGTCCTTATCTGCCGCCGCAGAGCAACCGGGGTAAACGAAACGAACCAGCCTATTTGGCGGAAGTTGCCCAAGCGGTTGCAGAAGTTCGCGGCATTACCGTAGAAGCATTGATGGAACAAACCAGCGCCAATGCAAGGAAATTATTTAAACTGGATTCAGGGACCGGGCGGCTGGTGTATGAAATTAAGGGACATCTTTATATTAATTTGACCAATCGTTGCAGTGCCGATTGTACGTTTTGTCCCCGCCACACGCAACGCCAGGTTCAAACCTATGACCTGACATTGGAGCGGGAGCCAAGTGCGGCAGAACTCATAGCGGCCATGGGCGATCCGACCGTTTTTTCAGAAGTGGTGTTTTGCGGGTTCGGCGAACCGCTGTTGCGGCTCACGACGCTTTTGGAAGTAGCCCGGGTGGTGAAAGCCAAAGGCGGCCGTACGCGTGTGGATACCAATGGACATGCGGATGTAATTTACCAAAAAGATATTCTTCCGCAATGCAAGGGCTTGATTGATGAATGGTCGGTTTCTTTGAATAGTTCGGATGAGAAGCAGTACGACGCATGGGTGCGGCCTGCGGCCGGCCAGGGTGTTTATTCGGCAGTCCAGGCATTTATCGGCCGTGCGGTTCAGGCGGGATTTCCGGTAACGGTAACCGCCGTTGAAATGCCTGCGATGGACGTCGAGAAACTAAAAACAGTATGTCACCAACTGGGGGCCCGCTATCGCGGACGCGCCCACCAGCGTTTGGGGACACCGGAAGACGTCCGGTGTTTGGACTGA
- the holB gene encoding DNA polymerase III subunit delta' yields MPFSQIRGQSHAVDYLKRSLVNRRIAHAYLFSGPEGVGKKTTAIALAQALNCQTPENNDACGDCLACRKIAVNTHPDVQHIGPDGQSIKIEQIREHLQREVILKPLEGKTKLYTLDPADAMTLESANSILKLLEEPPENVVIVLISSRPFSLLETIRSRCREIRFRALEKKVLTSWLVTRLEISSEEAATLAMLSGGRPAEALRLADPELQELRHKVLGMVREIQPGQWPVLANQLGDYRTELPEIFSFLLTWYRDLLVLLKKGGQGVIINRDQMEALEQAVRQETAEALVEKCSVLLHALEQLKRNVNSQLLLENLFIRLERPLQGI; encoded by the coding sequence ATGCCGTTTAGTCAAATCAGAGGGCAGTCCCATGCGGTTGATTATCTCAAACGTTCATTAGTCAACCGGCGTATCGCGCATGCCTATCTCTTCTCGGGCCCCGAAGGCGTCGGTAAAAAGACAACAGCGATTGCCTTGGCCCAAGCGTTGAACTGTCAAACACCGGAAAACAATGATGCTTGCGGCGACTGCTTGGCCTGTCGAAAAATAGCGGTCAATACACATCCGGATGTCCAGCATATTGGGCCGGATGGCCAGTCGATAAAAATAGAGCAAATTCGAGAGCATCTGCAGCGCGAGGTGATTTTAAAACCTTTGGAAGGCAAGACCAAGCTTTATACGCTTGATCCGGCGGATGCCATGACACTTGAATCCGCCAATAGTATCTTAAAGCTGTTGGAGGAGCCGCCGGAAAATGTTGTCATTGTATTAATATCCAGCCGCCCGTTTTCTCTTTTGGAGACGATCCGGTCCCGCTGCCGGGAAATAAGGTTCCGTGCACTGGAAAAAAAGGTGCTGACCTCATGGTTGGTTACGCGTCTGGAAATTTCTTCAGAAGAAGCCGCAACCCTGGCAATGCTTTCCGGGGGACGGCCGGCAGAGGCCTTGCGGTTGGCTGATCCGGAGTTACAGGAATTGCGTCATAAAGTACTGGGCATGGTGCGCGAAATTCAACCGGGTCAGTGGCCGGTGTTGGCAAACCAGTTGGGAGACTACCGCACCGAACTGCCTGAAATTTTTTCCTTTTTGCTAACCTGGTACCGGGATTTATTGGTACTGCTTAAAAAAGGGGGGCAGGGCGTAATCATCAATCGTGATCAGATGGAGGCGCTGGAACAGGCAGTCCGGCAAGAAACAGCGGAAGCCCTGGTGGAAAAATGCAGCGTATTACTGCATGCGCTGGAACAATTGAAAAGAAATGTTAATAGTCAGTTGCTGCTGGAGAATTTATTTATACGGCTCGAACGACCTTTGCAAGGCATCTAG
- the tmk gene encoding dTMP kinase gives MVKQKRGFFITLEGPDGSGKSTQFKQLAKRLRDAGFKVTETREPGGHPLAEKIRKLLLETSGVPPTPKAELMLFLAARAQHVSDVIAPALLNNRIVLCERFHDSTVAYQVGGRKLPAAFVEQANRFVTGGIQPDLTLLYDLPLEKGLKRAFQAKSGHDRMEAQPSAFLKAVRKGYRDIAKKHSNRVCLIQADQPLEKVIEQSWEKVMKKMKWIRKRCHAV, from the coding sequence ATGGTCAAGCAGAAGCGTGGATTTTTTATAACGCTGGAAGGACCCGATGGGTCTGGAAAGAGTACCCAATTTAAGCAATTGGCAAAGCGACTGCGGGATGCCGGCTTTAAGGTGACGGAAACCCGTGAACCAGGGGGGCACCCCTTGGCAGAAAAAATACGAAAATTATTATTAGAAACATCAGGCGTGCCGCCGACTCCCAAAGCGGAATTGATGCTTTTTTTGGCAGCTAGGGCACAGCATGTTTCGGATGTCATCGCACCGGCATTACTGAATAATCGGATTGTTTTATGTGAACGTTTTCATGATTCAACAGTGGCCTATCAGGTCGGAGGAAGGAAATTACCGGCTGCTTTTGTTGAACAGGCCAATCGTTTTGTCACCGGAGGCATTCAACCGGACCTTACACTTTTATATGATCTGCCTTTGGAAAAGGGACTCAAGCGGGCATTTCAAGCCAAATCCGGGCATGACCGTATGGAAGCACAACCCTCGGCTTTTTTAAAAGCTGTGCGCAAAGGTTACCGGGATATCGCGAAAAAGCATTCAAACCGTGTTTGCCTTATTCAGGCGGATCAGCCGCTGGAGAAGGTGATAGAGCAAAGCTGGGAAAAAGTCATGAAAAAAATGAAATGGATCCGGAAGCGCTGTCATGCCGTTTAG
- a CDS encoding indole-3-glycerol phosphate synthase TrpC, with the protein MAKAFLKKVVKEKQAEVEKAQKKAPLEKLLNEMLTLPPVRNYREAIFNSQRIGVIAEIKKKVPGSPSWKPRIQMEKLVKAYEAGGAMALSVVTDIKYFGGKLSMIEEVKEYTNLPVLRKDFIVDPYQLYESRAARADAVLLIAEAIPDKKLPRMIEMTGGLGMTPVVEVHCVPDLKRALRAGADVILINNRDLNSLKVNMLTVDRIAKTVPRDNLVIAASGYKTPEDVAKITSDRVRAALIGRALVSHKAPASLIQDIIIAAEKL; encoded by the coding sequence ATGGCAAAAGCATTTTTAAAAAAAGTGGTCAAAGAAAAGCAGGCGGAGGTGGAAAAAGCACAAAAAAAAGCACCTCTTGAAAAGCTTCTCAATGAGATGCTGACATTACCTCCTGTGCGTAATTACCGGGAAGCTATTTTTAATTCACAGAGAATAGGTGTGATTGCAGAGATTAAGAAAAAAGTTCCCGGGTCACCGTCCTGGAAACCGCGGATTCAGATGGAAAAATTAGTCAAAGCCTATGAGGCGGGTGGCGCGATGGCTTTGTCTGTGGTAACTGATATCAAATATTTCGGCGGCAAGCTTTCCATGATTGAAGAAGTCAAGGAATATACCAACTTGCCGGTTTTGCGCAAGGATTTTATTGTCGACCCATACCAGTTGTATGAATCACGCGCTGCCCGGGCGGATGCGGTTTTATTAATTGCCGAGGCCATTCCGGATAAAAAATTACCGCGTATGATTGAGATGACCGGCGGCCTGGGCATGACACCGGTCGTGGAAGTACACTGTGTGCCGGATTTGAAACGCGCCTTGCGTGCCGGTGCGGATGTTATTTTAATCAATAATCGTGATTTGAATTCACTGAAAGTGAATATGTTGACCGTAGACCGGATTGCCAAAACAGTGCCGCGGGACAATCTCGTGATCGCTGCCAGTGGTTATAAAACGCCGGAAGATGTTGCCAAGATAACGTCGGACCGGGTGCGTGCAGCATTAATCGGACGGGCTTTGGTGAGTCATAAGGCACCGGCATCCCTTATTCAGGATATTATTATTGCTGCAGAAAAATTATGA
- a CDS encoding response regulator yields the protein MVSILLVDDHPGLLEIMVLALEDDYQIVTARDGQEGLEKAGDHNPDLIIADYAMPEMNGLEMVKQIRRLPDNKSLIILVSAYLSQEVKHQAKALGVIECIAKPCDIVYLRNKIEAILKKHKHSTSDSEPPAGN from the coding sequence ATGGTTTCCATTTTGTTGGTTGATGATCATCCTGGTTTGTTGGAAATTATGGTACTCGCATTAGAGGACGATTATCAGATCGTGACTGCCCGCGATGGTCAGGAAGGACTGGAAAAAGCCGGGGATCACAATCCTGACCTGATTATTGCTGATTATGCGATGCCGGAGATGAACGGACTGGAGATGGTCAAACAGATCCGAAGATTGCCGGACAACAAGTCTTTAATTATTCTGGTCTCAGCGTACTTGAGTCAGGAAGTTAAACACCAGGCCAAGGCGTTGGGTGTCATTGAATGCATTGCCAAGCCCTGTGATATTGTTTATCTTCGGAATAAAATAGAGGCGATTCTCAAAAAGCACAAACATAGCACATCCGACAGTGAACCACCTGCTGGAAATTAA
- the trpB gene encoding tryptophan synthase subunit beta, whose translation MTTVHKGWFGVFGGCYAPEVLVPAIRELKAAYQRFHRDPKFRKELDELRRYYAGRPTPIDYAQRLTKAWGGPKIYLKREDLNHTGSHKLNNCLGQILLAVRMGKKRIIAETGAGQHGVATATVCARFGIPCRVYMGTEDMRRQALNVYRMQLLGAEVYRVDSGTKTLKDAMNEAIRDWITNVRTTYYLLGTVAGFDPYPFMVREFQSVIGKEARQQILARTGRLPHTVVACVGGGSNAIGIFSGFIQDSKVALVGVEAGGRGLQTGQHAAPLNRGHVGVLHGSRSYVLQDAHGQIRETHSVAAGLDYPGVGPELADLKESGRASFVAVTDQQALAAQREMAKLEGIIPATESAHAIAYAKQLAKKMKKNQLLIINVSGRGDKDLKPEDLA comes from the coding sequence ATGACAACAGTGCACAAGGGATGGTTTGGTGTATTTGGAGGTTGCTATGCGCCGGAGGTATTGGTGCCGGCAATCAGGGAATTAAAAGCAGCTTATCAGCGTTTTCACCGGGACCCGAAGTTTCGAAAAGAGTTGGATGAGCTTAGGCGTTATTATGCCGGGAGACCTACGCCGATTGATTATGCTCAGCGTCTGACAAAGGCATGGGGCGGTCCGAAAATATACTTGAAACGCGAGGACCTGAATCATACCGGGTCCCATAAATTGAATAATTGTTTGGGCCAAATTTTACTGGCGGTCCGCATGGGGAAAAAGCGAATTATTGCAGAAACCGGTGCCGGCCAACATGGTGTCGCCACAGCGACGGTCTGTGCCCGGTTTGGCATTCCCTGCCGCGTGTATATGGGGACTGAAGATATGCGGCGTCAGGCATTAAATGTTTACCGTATGCAGCTTTTGGGCGCAGAGGTTTATCGCGTTGACAGCGGCACCAAAACCTTAAAAGATGCCATGAATGAAGCTATTCGCGATTGGATTACCAATGTCCGCACCACGTATTATTTATTGGGAACCGTAGCCGGATTTGATCCCTATCCTTTCATGGTGCGTGAATTTCAATCAGTGATTGGCAAAGAGGCGCGACAACAAATTTTGGCAAGGACCGGTCGTTTACCCCATACAGTGGTTGCCTGTGTTGGGGGCGGGAGCAATGCCATAGGAATTTTTTCCGGTTTTATCCAGGACAGCAAAGTTGCGTTGGTGGGCGTAGAAGCCGGCGGAAGAGGGTTGCAAACCGGGCAGCATGCAGCACCGCTTAACCGGGGACATGTCGGGGTATTGCACGGCAGCCGGAGTTATGTTCTTCAGGATGCGCATGGACAGATTCGGGAGACACACTCGGTGGCAGCCGGACTTGATTATCCCGGTGTAGGGCCGGAATTGGCGGATCTCAAAGAGAGTGGGCGTGCATCCTTTGTTGCTGTGACGGATCAACAGGCGTTGGCAGCGCAAAGGGAGATGGCAAAGTTAGAGGGGATCATTCCCGCGACGGAAAGTGCGCATGCGATTGCCTATGCCAAGCAATTGGCGAAGAAAATGAAAAAAAACCAGTTGCTTATCATTAATGTGTCCGGCCGGGGAGACAAAGATTTGAAACCGGAGGACCTGGCATGA
- the metG gene encoding methionine--tRNA ligase: MSKRFYITTAITYANSKPHIGHAYEEIATDVMARWKRMTGYDVCFVTGSDEHSANVETRAAELKKTPAEYCDNMAKIFQETWQALEISYDRFIRTSEPGHHTASREMVKRASENGDIYKGHYEGWYCDSCNKYYQELELTDGNCPDHGTKPRWLAEENYFFKLSKYADLLLEHIESNPEFIQPASRRNEIINVVKGGLQDISISRATAKWGIPFPNDDSHIIYVWFDALINYISALGFPQDMADFEKYWPADIHVIGKDITRFHCVIWPAMLMSAKLPLPKRVFGHGFIYLKGEKISKTRGNVLDPMDMVKEYGVDPFRYVLIAANNFSGDGDFSEEEMVGRYNSDLANDMGNLLNRSLTMVEKYCGGRVPQIDQATNKNVLREMADSLYENCAAHMERLDFSGALTLVWDLVKRANKYIEESSPWTLFKNQEQEKVDLVMYNLLEVLRLVACYIQPVMPGTTPRILEQLGDGSPNRIPVFPEEAGWGKLSAGQMIAKSGPLFPRLEKEKK; this comes from the coding sequence TTGAGTAAACGATTTTATATTACAACCGCAATTACCTATGCCAATTCAAAACCGCATATTGGTCATGCGTATGAAGAAATAGCAACAGATGTCATGGCCCGTTGGAAGCGCATGACAGGTTATGATGTGTGTTTTGTAACCGGGTCGGATGAGCATTCGGCCAATGTTGAGACACGCGCCGCAGAACTAAAAAAGACACCGGCCGAATATTGCGACAATATGGCAAAGATATTCCAGGAAACGTGGCAGGCGCTGGAGATATCGTATGACCGCTTTATCCGTACTTCAGAGCCCGGGCATCATACGGCCTCCCGGGAAATGGTGAAACGGGCTTCGGAAAACGGGGATATTTATAAAGGTCACTACGAGGGTTGGTACTGTGATTCCTGTAACAAATATTATCAAGAACTCGAATTGACGGATGGGAATTGCCCGGACCACGGCACCAAACCCAGATGGCTCGCTGAGGAAAATTATTTTTTTAAACTTTCCAAGTATGCCGATTTATTGTTGGAACATATTGAATCCAATCCGGAATTTATCCAACCGGCATCTCGACGCAACGAGATTATCAATGTTGTCAAGGGCGGGCTGCAGGATATTTCCATTTCTCGCGCGACCGCCAAGTGGGGGATTCCGTTTCCAAATGATGACTCACATATCATTTATGTGTGGTTTGACGCTTTAATTAATTATATCTCAGCGCTGGGATTTCCTCAAGACATGGCGGATTTTGAAAAATATTGGCCTGCGGATATTCATGTTATTGGCAAAGATATCACCCGGTTTCATTGTGTGATCTGGCCGGCCATGCTGATGTCGGCAAAACTGCCATTGCCCAAGCGGGTTTTCGGGCACGGTTTTATTTATCTCAAAGGCGAGAAAATATCCAAAACCCGCGGCAATGTCTTAGATCCGATGGATATGGTGAAAGAGTATGGTGTTGATCCGTTTCGCTATGTTTTAATCGCCGCCAATAATTTTTCCGGGGACGGTGATTTTTCTGAAGAAGAGATGGTCGGGCGTTATAACAGCGATTTGGCGAATGATATGGGTAATTTATTAAATCGCAGCCTGACCATGGTGGAAAAATATTGCGGGGGCCGGGTGCCGCAAATTGACCAGGCAACGAATAAAAATGTTCTCCGGGAAATGGCGGACAGCTTATATGAAAACTGTGCGGCACACATGGAGCGGCTGGATTTTTCAGGTGCGCTGACGCTGGTTTGGGATCTGGTTAAGCGGGCCAACAAGTATATTGAGGAATCATCCCCCTGGACATTGTTTAAAAATCAGGAGCAAGAAAAAGTTGATCTGGTTATGTATAATCTACTGGAGGTCCTGCGGCTGGTTGCCTGCTATATTCAACCGGTGATGCCCGGGACCACACCGCGGATTTTAGAGCAGCTGGGAGACGGTTCTCCCAACCGGATTCCGGTATTTCCGGAAGAAGCCGGCTGGGGAAAACTGTCGGCAGGTCAAATGATTGCCAAAAGCGGGCCGCTGTTTCCCCGTTTGGAAAAGGAAAAAAAATAA
- a CDS encoding phosphoribosylanthranilate isomerase, whose amino-acid sequence MTRIKICGITRVSDARAAVRYGADAIGFVFAPSLRQVTIRQAAALVRVLPVHVLRFGVFVDQDPAWIAAVVDAVGLDRIQFHGQESNQTLKKFAWSRVIKALRPQPDASLPVKDPASAASAYLVDALVPGQAGGTGQLSNWRFARTLKKFGKPVILSGGLHAGNISQALIKMKPYMVDVSSGVEIRPGIKNHAKMKQLIQMVKA is encoded by the coding sequence ATGACCCGTATTAAAATTTGCGGCATCACCCGTGTGAGTGATGCCCGGGCTGCGGTTCGCTATGGTGCGGATGCGATTGGGTTTGTTTTTGCACCTTCGCTGCGGCAGGTGACAATTCGTCAGGCGGCCGCGCTCGTCCGGGTATTGCCAGTGCATGTTTTGCGGTTCGGTGTTTTTGTTGATCAGGATCCGGCATGGATTGCTGCGGTGGTAGACGCAGTTGGATTGGACCGCATTCAGTTTCACGGACAAGAATCCAACCAAACTTTGAAAAAATTTGCCTGGTCTCGTGTGATTAAAGCATTGCGTCCGCAACCCGACGCATCCTTGCCGGTAAAAGATCCCGCCTCGGCGGCAAGTGCTTATCTGGTGGATGCCCTTGTTCCGGGTCAGGCAGGCGGGACCGGCCAATTATCAAATTGGCGGTTTGCCCGTACTTTGAAAAAATTTGGCAAACCGGTAATTTTATCCGGGGGTCTGCATGCCGGAAATATTTCGCAAGCGTTGATAAAAATGAAACCCTATATGGTGGATGTTTCTTCGGGCGTGGAAATTCGGCCGGGAATAAAGAACCATGCAAAAATGAAGCAATTGATTCAGATGGTAAAAGCTTGA
- a CDS encoding Nif3-like dinuclear metal center hexameric protein: MNKLKGVEWIMMPTLQQVVARLDKELKTDTIVDQSLNGLQVEAVGRVGRVALAVDATRDTIQAAAEKKANLLIVHHGLFWGQASCLRGPLYHKVRHLLENNIGLYASHLPLDLHPKLGNNILLAKTLNLKQTKPFGNYHGITIGIGGKLDRPVSQDRLGEHLSKITGGNHRVFGFGKKEINKVAIISGGGGDMVTEAACFGYDAYITGEIAHQVYHIAKENKITVITGGHYATETLGVRELGRFLERIFQIKCFFLDFPTGL, encoded by the coding sequence TTGAATAAACTCAAAGGTGTTGAATGGATCATGATGCCAACCCTTCAGCAGGTTGTAGCCCGTCTGGATAAAGAATTGAAAACGGACACTATTGTAGATCAATCCCTCAACGGCCTTCAGGTTGAAGCGGTAGGACGCGTTGGACGTGTAGCGCTTGCAGTTGATGCAACCCGGGACACTATTCAAGCTGCTGCTGAAAAAAAAGCTAATTTGCTTATTGTTCATCATGGACTTTTTTGGGGGCAGGCGAGTTGTTTGCGTGGACCGCTTTACCATAAAGTCCGGCACTTGCTGGAAAATAATATCGGACTCTATGCCAGCCATCTACCATTGGATCTTCACCCAAAACTGGGGAATAATATTTTGTTGGCAAAGACGCTTAACCTTAAGCAAACAAAGCCTTTTGGTAATTATCATGGCATTACCATTGGTATCGGCGGGAAGCTGGACAGGCCGGTCAGTCAGGATCGACTGGGAGAGCATTTAAGTAAGATTACAGGCGGGAACCATCGTGTTTTTGGGTTTGGTAAAAAAGAAATTAATAAAGTGGCGATTATTTCCGGTGGCGGTGGCGATATGGTAACCGAGGCTGCATGTTTTGGATATGATGCGTATATTACAGGCGAGATTGCTCATCAGGTTTATCATATTGCCAAAGAAAATAAGATCACGGTTATCACAGGCGGACATTATGCAACCGAGACCTTGGGTGTGCGTGAATTGGGGCGATTTTTAGAAAGAATATTTCAAATTAAGTGCTTTTTTCTAGATTTTCCCACAGGTTTATGA
- a CDS encoding T9SS type A sorting domain-containing protein, whose translation MKKNVLLWKICIFILAIFICSLPSQAFQVQDSDVWYDDLTGTAMTKHPRWTDENVNTLFSRTPSYMFVSMTAQTNATGSIKSFNISADFDFNDTLEMKIVENEPRVNFQWKVQLRGMNGSNPLNLHALHDLSGANGVFSFPIQKLTNWRGEKEFRIEINFENSNTVAAHHYTLFDYFRVYQNTTEQIYFWQDDFDHKMEIGLEVNNWWDNEAFAYNENQHAVIRYAAEGARVHLTDNTSGLVRSPGVYWDTQKYYIFEMNIVDIQPGVSGKIILLQIDDYEVNQKIGTFTRPGRINIDLRTFPDLPWQSAHMLTVELHITGSPGQYYTLDYIGFLADKHPKPLPTATPPVFPKGCYAVPNPFIPSQAPVQFFTRFTNIQETYQIKIINLTGRVVRTLTTLSWDGKDEQGNLCEGGIYIYQITSGEKRVSGKVVLIH comes from the coding sequence TTGAAAAAAAATGTCCTTTTATGGAAAATTTGTATTTTTATTTTAGCAATTTTTATCTGCAGCCTACCTTCCCAGGCATTTCAGGTGCAGGATTCCGATGTCTGGTATGATGACTTAACCGGAACTGCCATGACCAAGCACCCCCGTTGGACTGATGAAAATGTCAATACCCTCTTTAGTCGGACGCCTTCCTATATGTTTGTCTCTATGACCGCCCAAACCAATGCCACCGGAAGTATAAAATCTTTTAATATTTCAGCTGATTTTGATTTCAATGACACACTCGAAATGAAAATTGTTGAAAATGAACCAAGAGTTAATTTCCAATGGAAGGTACAACTGCGGGGAATGAACGGTTCAAACCCACTTAACCTCCATGCGCTACACGACCTATCGGGTGCGAATGGCGTCTTTTCTTTCCCCATCCAGAAACTAACCAATTGGCGCGGAGAAAAAGAATTTCGGATTGAAATCAATTTCGAAAATTCAAATACGGTTGCAGCACATCATTACACGCTTTTTGATTATTTCAGAGTTTACCAAAACACCACGGAGCAAATTTACTTTTGGCAGGATGATTTCGACCACAAAATGGAAATAGGGCTTGAGGTAAACAATTGGTGGGACAACGAAGCTTTTGCCTACAACGAAAATCAACATGCTGTCATCCGGTATGCAGCTGAAGGTGCGCGGGTCCATCTCACCGACAACACCTCCGGTTTAGTGCGCAGTCCCGGCGTTTATTGGGATACACAAAAATATTATATTTTTGAAATGAATATTGTTGATATCCAACCGGGTGTAAGCGGAAAAATTATTTTACTCCAGATTGACGACTACGAAGTCAACCAAAAAATCGGTACTTTTACCCGCCCAGGCCGTATAAACATTGATCTGCGTACCTTTCCTGATCTACCCTGGCAATCAGCCCATATGCTGACGGTTGAACTCCATATCACAGGCAGCCCGGGACAATACTATACGCTTGATTACATCGGTTTTTTGGCAGACAAACATCCCAAACCCCTGCCCACCGCCACCCCGCCGGTCTTTCCCAAGGGATGCTATGCTGTTCCCAATCCATTTATTCCCAGTCAAGCACCCGTCCAGTTCTTCACTCGGTTTACGAATATCCAAGAAACTTATCAAATAAAAATCATAAACCTTACAGGACGTGTGGTACGCACTTTGACTACTTTATCCTGGGATGGAAAAGATGAGCAGGGCAATCTTTGCGAGGGCGGAATTTATATCTATCAGATCACATCAGGCGAAAAACGGGTCAGCGGCAAAGTGGTTTTGATACATTAA